Below is a genomic region from Methanosphaera sp. ISO3-F5.
ATTCTTCAAATTATACCCACTAATATAATTGTTTTTATATAATTTCAGCTATTCCGCCTACTTCTTCGATTTTTTCAATAGCACCTTTAGAGAATTTAGGTGATTTGATTGTCAATGAAGTGGATAATGAACCTTTTGCTAAAACTTTGTTGTAACCTAGTTCAGTTACATCTAACACAATTTGTCCATCTTCTTCTACTGCAATTTTATCTGCTAGATATTTTTCAAGATTGTTATCAATATCTAGAAGATTGATAGGTTTAAATTGTTGAATAGTTTTTGTAGGACGTGTGAAACCATATTTACCGAAGTGTTTAGGATCGTTAATAACCATCCAAGTTTTGTGGTGTTTGTTTAAACCTGCGTTTCCACGACCTCCACGGTGTCCTGCACCTCGACGTTTTTTAGTACATCCTCCACCAACAGATCTTGAACCTCGTAGTTTTCTGATTTTTTTAGTTTTTCTTATCATTCATGACACCTACAAATTTAAATCATTTTTTCAAGTAATTCATTAATATTCTCAGATCTGTAACCAAGTGATCCTCCTTCTGTGAAAGGTTGTCTTGTTCCTTCGTAACCTTTTCTTGGAGGGTTTAAACGGAATAATGGTTTTAATCCATTTTCTTTAAGGGTGGTTTCACCATTGAATATTGCTACAGCTAAAGCTTCTACTGAATCATATTCAGTGTTTTCTTTAACATATTCATCTGTTACTCTTCTGTTACCGGAAAGTCTTCCTCTTTCAGAAACTAAAGTTTTAAATGTTTCTTCAGATACTTCTCCCCAGGTAATGTAATCTTTTGCTTTTTGTAACATTCCTTTGTAACTTGGTGTTTCTGGAATTACAACTGCATGACTTATTCTTGTAAGATTAAGCATATCAAGTGTATCTGCGATGTTTTTTCTAATTCCAGTTCTTCCACGAATTCTTATAACTGCATACATAATAAAAACCTCACTTAATCAATTACTCCAAGAGCTTTAAGTTCTTGTTCACTTGATTTTACACTAGATAATGCTTTAAGAGCATCAAATACTGCTCCTGCAAAGTTAATTGTAGTTTGTGTTTGACCACTGGTCATACTCCATACATCAGCAATACCTGCTAATGAAAGGATGGTTTTACCTACATTTCCTATTGCAAGGTTTACTCCTGCTGGTGCTGGTATAAGTGTTACTTTTACACTGCTTCTTTTACCTTCAACTTTGTAAGGTACTGTGTGTCTTCTACCGCAACCGCAACCCCAGTCACCGCATCCTCTTCGTACTTTAATTAGGTTGTATTTTGCATCATCAACAGCTTTTCTGATAGCAGGACCTACTTCTTGGGATTTACCTTGACCTAATCCTACGTATCCATCTTTGTTTCCAACTGCTACGATTACTCTAAAGTTAACTTTTCTACCAGATTTGTGCATTCTTTGAACAAGGTTAACATCCATAACTTCTTCTTCAAGATCTGGTAATAGTGCGTCAACAATTTCTAATTCCATTATAGGAAGACCTTTGTCTAATATTTCATCAATATCAGTTATTTCGCCTTCTTTAACTTTTCTACCAAGTTCTGTTTTTGGTTCCCATGCTTCAACATTGAACTTGTTAGTAGAATTCTTGTTGTTTGATCTATTTGATCTTTTGCTCATTGTGTTGCCTCATCTATTTTATTTTTAACGCTTTCAAAATGATCTGGTATTTCTTCTGGAGATAATCCACATCTTATGTAATTTGCGAATTTTGCGTTTTTCTCATCTTCATCCATGTTTTCTGCATATTGTGCAATATGTTCTCCTCTGATTCTTGAGTCATCAGGTAAGATGGATTCATTGTGAGGTATGTATAATCCTGCATCTAAAGCTCCTTTTAGCACTGCATAAATTTTTGTACCTTTTATTGCTGGTTGTAATCCTATGTCTAAAATTGTTTCATCATAGTCTTCATTAAGTGCTCTTTTACCGAATAAGTATCCGGTTAGGTATGCTGCAGATGTATTTTTACCATTTCCTAACCATCCATAATCTTTTAGTTGTTTGGATGTTGCTGAAACTAATGTTTCATCCCCGTTTTCTCCAATTTTAACTAGTTGTGTTATGGTGTGGTTTGATGTGATTCTTACAACCATTCTGGTTTTGTCGAGGTCAACTAATTTATATCTTTTGTTATAATTAGTTTTTCCTTCTCTTCTTCTTTTGAATTGTACTTTATATGTTGCTCCACGTGCCATAATCTATTCCCCCGTTTCTTTTAGCATTCCGTGGTCTTTTG
It encodes:
- the rpmD gene encoding 50S ribosomal protein L30 — translated: MYAVIRIRGRTGIRKNIADTLDMLNLTRISHAVVIPETPSYKGMLQKAKDYITWGEVSEETFKTLVSERGRLSGNRRVTDEYVKENTEYDSVEALAVAIFNGETTLKENGLKPLFRLNPPRKGYEGTRQPFTEGGSLGYRSENINELLEKMI
- a CDS encoding uL15 family ribosomal protein; this translates as MIRKTKKIRKLRGSRSVGGGCTKKRRGAGHRGGRGNAGLNKHHKTWMVINDPKHFGKYGFTRPTKTIQQFKPINLLDIDNNLEKYLADKIAVEEDGQIVLDVTELGYNKVLAKGSLSTSLTIKSPKFSKGAIEKIEEVGGIAEII
- a CDS encoding 30S ribosomal protein S5 → MSKRSNRSNNKNSTNKFNVEAWEPKTELGRKVKEGEITDIDEILDKGLPIMELEIVDALLPDLEEEVMDVNLVQRMHKSGRKVNFRVIVAVGNKDGYVGLGQGKSQEVGPAIRKAVDDAKYNLIKVRRGCGDWGCGCGRRHTVPYKVEGKRSSVKVTLIPAPAGVNLAIGNVGKTILSLAGIADVWSMTSGQTQTTINFAGAVFDALKALSSVKSSEQELKALGVID
- a CDS encoding 50S ribosomal protein L18 — protein: MARGATYKVQFKRRREGKTNYNKRYKLVDLDKTRMVVRITSNHTITQLVKIGENGDETLVSATSKQLKDYGWLGNGKNTSAAYLTGYLFGKRALNEDYDETILDIGLQPAIKGTKIYAVLKGALDAGLYIPHNESILPDDSRIRGEHIAQYAENMDEDEKNAKFANYIRCGLSPEEIPDHFESVKNKIDEATQ